DNA from Drosophila busckii strain San Diego stock center, stock number 13000-0081.31 chromosome 2R, ASM1175060v1, whole genome shotgun sequence:
CGCATGGTGGAGGTGCCGCACACTATGTTCGGCTCGAGCTCGACGGGCTCGTTTGTCTTTGGCATTGCCGAGTCGCTGCTGTCGATCTTCAGCTTCCGCAAGCAACAGGATGTGCTAAAGACAAGCAATGCCACCGGCGTGGAGCTTTCGCAGCAGTTTCGCACGCATTATCCGCTGGCCAATCAAAGCCTGCTGCTCATACTTGTACTAACCAATCACTGCACGGCGCAGGACAATGCATATCGTGCCAGTCTGTTTGGCTGTGCCGACTCGAAAGACTCGCCCAAGCAGGGTGCTGTCTCATTTCAAATTGACTTCTCGGCGGTGTACGAGACACTTTGCCGCATTGTCACCATTGATCAGGCAACGTTGCTGCTCTACTTGCTGCTGCATCGCAACGAGCGCTTCTATAGGTTTgtcatgcagcagcagaatcTGGAGCAGCTAGTTATACCCATACTGCAGACGCTCTACAATGCGCCCGACAGCAACTCACATCACATCTACATGTCGCTCATAGTGCTGCTCATACTCAGCGAAGACGAGGGATTCAACAAGAACGTGCATACTATTGTAAGTTTGTTGCCAATCCAGGCCTCCAGCTTTTACTCACACTCTTTggttttgcttgcagctgctcaagAACATTAGCTGGTATACGGAGCGCACCATATCGGAGATATCGCTGGGCGGTATACTCATTCTGATCGTCATACGCACCATTCAGTATAATATGCTGAAGATGCGCGACAAGTATTTGCACACGAATTGCCTCGCCGCCCTGGCCAACATGTCCGGACACTTTCGTGCGCTGCATCCTTATGTAGCGCAGCGTTTGGTATCACTATTTGAGACGCTGGCGCGCAAGCATACGCGGCTGGATGCGCAGCTCAAGGAGCCAGCGGACAGTGCTGTGTTTGTCAATGTGGCCACCACGCCCGAGGATATGATGCAGGATTTGAGCGTGCTGGAGGAAGTGCTGCGTATGGTGCTGGAAATTCTCAACTCCTGCCTTACAAATCAGCTGGTGTACTGCCCCAATTTGGTTTATACGCTGCTTTACAAGCGCAGTGTCTTTGAGGGCTTCCGCAGTCATCATGCGTTCCAGGATGTTATACAGAATATTGATATGGTAGTGTATCTACTCGAAACCCATACTGCttgcttattaattgtaaCAAACTATTTTGACAGGTGGTTGGCTTCTTTTCGTCGCGTCTGCAGCGCGTACAAGAGCAGCGTGGTGAGCTGGGCGTCAATGAAGTGCTCGAAGTGATATCCAAAGGCGCTAGCCAATGGTCCAGCGATCGCCTGAGGGTGCGTATATGCCACAACTATAAGTTAACATTGATGCTTACcattaacttaaatattgcAGAAGTTTCCCGACTTGAAATTCAAATACGTTGAGGAGGATGCGCCTGAGGAGTTCTTCATTCCATATGTCTGGACGTTGGTCTGTAAATACGGCTGCGTGCACTTTAGCTCCGAGAGCATTAAGAGCGTCACCACGGACATTGCCTGCTAatattagctgctgctgcagcagtccCTAtcttcaaattgcaatttttaaacttaacacGTGTAGCACAGCTGTAAGAGCCTAAATCATCTAGAATCCAAGCCAAAAGGTCAAGCATAAACAACAGAAACGTTGacgttaataataatatatgcgaaatgcaaaacaaaattgtaataGAAACATAAAACTATGAGAATCATTGTATTTTGCTACAGCTTCAGAACGCCTATCAACAATTGTACTAAACAATagaaactataaattaaaaaaaaaaacaacaacatattgaatatatacatatatatttacaaaagtGTATGctagttataataaatatattattattttatgtatttagcaaagaaaaaagaacAGATTAAACATTAACTAAAGTTGAAGCGACTTTgggccttttttttattaagcgaCATTGTTGAGTATCTTATCTAGCTAAAGATAAAACATTGAGGTATTTCATGAGCCAATTAAAAGGGAACTACATTTTTACTTAGTGTTATCTGTTTAAACGGAAATAAAGTAACGCTGCCTATGCATATTTGCACTATCAgctgcagcgacagcaacaacaaaaacaccaCTACGCATTCGTCATgtgcattaacaacaacagtaataatattaaaaacaaataaatataaacaaagaaGGGACTTTTACTGCCTGCATGAAAGGTTCATTGACATTTGCCATCAGTTGTATTAACATAGACACAAACCTACGTCTCTGCAAGTGGGAGGGGCATTTTACACATTGTGGTCGGCTgactttagttgttgtttttgttattgtattttgcAGTTTAGTTTAGTGCGCGCTAcgtgctttaaataaataaattttcaaactgcagcacaacaaataaacattaaagtaGCGACTAGCTGAGAGTAGcggaatttatttgtatgttgtTTTGTAACTACACTACAAAAGTAGGGTAATTTATTTCCCTACGATCAGGGAAATAATTAGCCGCTTGGCAACCTTTATGAGCTGCAGCGACTAAGTTTTAcataaagtgtatttaaagttcatttttgttgtgttgctgctgctgctgctgctgcataaaagcggaaaatttgttattgtgcattttcattgcagtttgtgcgctgcattttaattaattttctcaacaacataaacaacgctaaaatttttcaaatttcctGGCATGCCATACCCCACTCCACGCTGTTGCTATTTGCTGGCTCGATATGCAGGTTAAAACAGTTTATTGACTTCAGCCAGCCAACCCGCATTTgtgctattgttattgcccAACCGAGGCGCATAGAATACGCTAGAAGCTTAGCCAAGTTCGCAACCCAATTgcgaaaatatatttgcagtcAACACAAGTGTGTTGCGCATGCGCGCCGAGCCGCTCTCAACTGAAGTTTGGAATGGCCAACGGGCATAAAACGTGAGCGTACGCCAAATATGACAAACCGGAGGGGCTAGCCCCTGCCGCTCCACAGTCTATTTTACGAATTATTGTGCAAAGTCCGCTCGCTCCATTGTGAATTAATAAAGCCAACAACTACATTATTatgacataaatatttgcaaaaaaataaagaaatagtaaattatagtttttttttttgtttcagaCCGCATTTGGATTTGTAACTGGACCTGGACGTCTAACGGTCATTGATCCAAGCAGTTGTAATACTAGTTATCAGCCCAAAAAGCTCGCACTTTAGTCGTAAGTTCaatatatgcatttgttgttttcgttgttgttgttggcccacAGCCAGGTCTAAAAATACTATTCAGCATGCCCTGAGGTTTGCCCTCGCtttcggtttcggtttcgCTTGAGTGCGGCCGAGACCGatacaaattatgtttattgccAATCGATTTAACATAAATTCGCACCTTTCAATTGTTTACGTTCGCGTTAACGTTTATGCTTCTCTCACAATCTCCATCTCCATCTCCATCTATCTCTATCTGCTGCCAGTTGTCGTCATCTCGCATGTGGTTTACCTAGACCCAACTAGCCAGACCCATTGACGTGGTCCATTCATTCCGTCATCTATGTTTTTAATGTGACCTTTGCGTATATATTTTGATCTGGTATTGATCTGGTTTGTTTACAGTCGTTTTGTTTGGCGTTTTCGTGCTTATTTGCCGATCATTCGCATGAATGATCGCTGATCAACAACAATCAGTGAGCAATATGCATGAGAAATGACTGCGGGCCAGTCTGAGACAAAGACGGAGACGGAGACACAAAAACTTGGGCCATTTCCAAGTGAAATCTATGAAAGTTGCAAAGCCACTTGAATTTGTTAAGAAGTCCAAACAAAGCCCAAACAGTGTCTTAGCCACTGATAAACTTTGTTctcaaattgcagctgttCATGGCTTTGGCTGTATGCTGACTAGACTAGAAAATTCGGCGTCGAGAAAAATCCAAAGATTGCATTAGCAAATTATTTCCAATTGGATTCTTGCTTAAGCAAAATAgttacaaacataaatatcttacttttattattacgGCCAATATACGgttatattaaaaatcattatCAATCATTGAACAAACATTGCATGTACTTTTACTTAgaattgcattttgaaataatCTTATCTAATAATTTAGCAGCAAAGCTGTACTAAACGCATTTTTCTAAGAACAATGAAATGATCAAACAATTATATCTAGTATAAAAATGTTCTAGAAATATAATCGATGGACAGCAGGTGTAATCCAACTACACTAACTATAAATTTTTCagatttaaaaacatttaaatttaaattacgtatgttgtatttaaaatatatataaaatttttgataaatattcttttttgACTAAAGTCAacattgaataaaattattttctgaaacttcaaacaacatttaattgattcccactttaagctttaatctTATAAGATTAGCCAGCAGCTAtgtattgaataaaatatttatactttttgttgttttacaaaattctttatttcatcatcatcatcttatTTATCACAATAACTTAAGAGCTAGGAAAGTGTTTAACACCTTTTACAATTGGTTGTGCCTTAGAGCGActaaaacgaacaaaaaaatgtGATGCATGAGTTAATTACTAACATAGTAAGTATGTGAAGGAAactgtataaatattaaaagcaatattaAGAAACAGTtaatgtgcttgtgtgtgtgtgtatgtatgtgtgtgagtgtgagtgagtgggtTAAATGCTGCCTTTGCTACGCTACTTAGTAGAGTTTGCAGGAAAAGCAAGCGCCTTTGGCAACGCCGACTAATCGGATATTGTAGGTGGCCGACCGGTCGTAAGTATtggatgaggaggaggagaTGTTTACATGCCCTCGCAGGTAGCCATGCAGGTCTTGTAGCTGGCGAAGTTGTTTTCGTTGCCATCGCAGCCGCCAAACTTGAACTCCACGCACTTTTTCTGCTCCGGATCGTAGCGCCAGCGTGGGATGAGAGCACGACAAACTCCTTTGCGGGCAGGCATCATGCAGAACTGCTCAGGGTGCGTATTGCGGCCCGTATTGGCAACATCGTCCAGGGAGATGGCATCGAAGAAGTCGCTCACATCGTCATACAGATCCATGGGGCGTGCCATAGTTgctgccaccagcagcagcagcacgctcAAGACTTTCAACTGTTGGCGCACACACATTGTAattagctttttgttgtttctgttgtagttgtttttgttgtaacaCTTGACACTTTACAACACACTGCAATTGACGCGGCTAAACTTGACTTTCTCTCACTTGTTGGCTCTACACTTGGCTAACGGCGACTGATTGCATTACAAGCCtcgcttttgattttatacCAGGAACGTGACGTGACGTGACTGCGGGCTCGTTTGTGGTCTGCCATCGGCCGATCGATCGGTTGTCGGCATCGTTATTATGCCCATAAGTTGGCATAACTCAATTTATGCTCTTAGCCAAGCCAAAGCTCTCTTGGACTTACAGAGCAGAGCAGTTGGCGTTGCCACAATGTtgccataaatatattaaaaaaaaaaagaacttacATGTTAGTGATGTGAGTCAGTCAGATggttaaaatgaattaaatatatttgcaaaaatattgattattaaaaaacacatGGAAAACTCTTTTTGTTAGATAAAGTCcgtttaaattaacaattttaaatgaattggcAGCAATATACAAACTGAAAACACtcacaataatattaaaaataatttccaaTTTAAAACTCTTTTGTCAGttttccaaaataaataaagttcatataaatcagcagcaacaagaaactAAAAACTCTTATCCAATATAAgttaaaagcttaaatgtaTCTTAAATGATTTggtagcaataaataaattgaaagctgtTTTCCATACCATAATAAAGCcaatataaatgaaaagttaaattgtttaaaataactaagcaaattgcaattattttgccaGAGGAAGTCTTcgttgaaaatgtttaaaataaatttagttgcaataaattgaaagctcGTTTCCTTGAATTACATTTAGCAAACTCTTTTCGTTAGCTATATAGCTGCCATATAGGCAGCGTTAATTTAGTTGTTGGCTCTGTTGAAATCATTGATAGCGCAACAAGCTTTATGTGCTCATGTCCTTAGCGGCCATGCTAGCAAAGAATTACTtggataataaaataaacaattttagtgTTGTTGACTCATTTGAGAATTGTCTGCCTCGCTGTATGGTGGTCTTGTTCACTCTAGAACCTTAGTTAAGATATATTGTACTGTGTTATATATGCGTAATCCGTTAGTGTGGCACTATGCAAGTATGATATACGAGCACGATGCTCGTCTAGCTTTCCCACTACTCAGTATTGTATGTGTTTACTATATGacaacaaatatgtataaataatttttgcatagttATAAGATGCTAGCTTAGTGTCAATGTGTGTCTTGAAAAAATAAGTTCCCTCTACGGCTTCAGctgtttgtaaacaaaaatgaaaccTTTTGTGTTATAAGTggttaatatttttacttgcCTTGTTATTTGCGTTTTGTGTGCAGATAGGTAATGTGcgtttttttaaaataactaatatgttaatttatgcgctttgcTTTCTAAAGGTCAATGTGAAAGTAGTGCTAGACAGACAATCTTGTACAAATTATTGGCCAGAGTTGTACAGccttaaatgttatttaaataaaacctCAAATGGCAATGACGCGTTTTTCTTGGAGTTTAATGCTACGGAAGATGTGAGCAATGTAAATGGCACTTTGCACATTGAATTTGGCATCAACGCTAATcacccacaacacacacacaaaacacacaggCACCAGAGATAGATATGATATACTTTCGAGTATGCACTGCTGTGCTTGACTGGTTGTATGCTGGACAAAGGTTGATAAGATTTACGTGCTGAATTATGTtctgttatatacatattatcaGAAAAGAGAGATAGTTCAAGAGCTAGTGGATCACAGTTATATGAGTGTGCTTTGTGTTCCGTCTGTGGCCATGTACAAATTAGACACGTATTTAGGTTCCGCACTTGGATTTATATCTTGCTAGTGATTGCAAGAAGTGGGTGTTATATATTTACCACAAGACATGCGTACAGATGTCACAAGATGACAGCgttcaatattttaataatatttaccGCTCAtagtataacaaatatatCGTATAATATGGATTTCTGCTATTTTGGGCTCAATGAAATTTGTTGTCTCTCCGTTTTTTACGTTTGCTATATCGCTCACTGCATATTAGATTGCGACTTTTCGCTTGAGTGCCTTAGACGGTTCTCTCACAGCACAGCTATACTCAATCGCCGCGCGCGCGTTTGCCCCGGTACTCGTTAGATGCTGTAGTAATAGGATCTAGTGGATTGCCCACACTCGCGCCACCGTGCACATCCGTGTGGGAATGTTTCTGTGGAGAAGAAGTTGCTTGCGTACTGTGTGATGTGTCAGCTTAAGACGCACAGATCAATCTACAATGTTGTGAACTACACAACTACATTTGGtgataatattaataaagctaTATTAACTGCTACCGTTTTAGTTTATAGCTGTCGTATAGATAGATTTCACTGTGCCTAGCGTGGGCAGATAAgtttttagaatttaatatGAGAGGGTAAATTAACCATATTGGATATTCTATGGTCTATTGTTATATGTACGAACTCACATAATATATTACTCTCTATTTCACCGAAGTTTATTTGatggaaatttttattatgattgcTGCGCAGTACATATGCTCATTATTAAAATACAGTGTATTATACTTATAAGCTCTGCTGCTATGACAGACCCGTACTGTCGTGCTAATTTACTTAGTCTGtataattacttttaagcTACAGGTGCAGCTGACTATCGTAAATTGGTACGGTCTACAGCTATATGGTTTGTTGACATTGTATATAGCATTGTAGCTCCTCAGACTCATGCGACCTATGGGTGGACATAGTTAACCATTGTATACCACGCATACCTCACGTGACGCAGAAAAGTTGCCGGATAGTGTAGTGCTAGTGTTGCTGGTGTGTGTGCCAGTGCAGATATTCTGGCTATGCCAGAAAGCTCAGCTAAATATTCATTGAGCTTTCTACTGTCGGCTCTGTCGTAATAAATATGAATGGCGCTCAACAATCTATTAGGCGCACGACCCACAGCTAACAGTTTACAGATTACCGAGATCACTCGTGAGGCACAAATAACTACAAAGATTGCGCTGCCGACTCTAGTTGAGGTCGGATTATATGCTTTGTGCCTACAACTCCATTATGTATAACTCTCAGTTGGCGATTTCCAGTGCGGATTCTGAGTTATTATCACATTTGGTATGGTCATGCTTTGCTATGTATTAcataacaattgaaaatatgcTATTTCTTCCAACTCAATTGATAACGCCGCAGTTAGTTATATGATGTTGTCCTCGACGTCAGTTGGCACGTTAAATTActcaatatattttgtaatatgtGATAATAGATAAGTGCGTTTGGCTGTATAACTTTAAAAGCTTATGCACGTCATGGACTGGTAGTGATTACGAAAAGTACTCAATACTGTTGCTTAAGTGTCACTCTGAAGACCAAAGTCTAAATCATTAGGCGAAGTTAGAGTCATTGCAGGTTATTCTAAGTGTATCTGCAACAGGACACGACAATGCTAggcaaaacttttgattttcTGTCGaattaattgttgattatAATCATGCAATTTGTGTGCTTTTACAAGAAGGTTAGTGTGGCACGAAAATTTAGCTTGACAGTGATGCATAGTTTAAGTGCACTCTATGTGACACACACTCCGCACTTGATTCTGCTCTGGGAAATTATATAGTCCTCAATAGGTATTCGTGTATATTTGCGGTTTTCTTACATAACTGCTCATTAGTGTTGCGTTGGTCACAATATAAAGATTTGAGTGTGGGACACGATAATGTCTTCGCATCATTGattgtaaatattaagcactatcatttattaattgataCACGCTACTGCAACTGGTACTGGCATTTTAAAGTTACAGCAAACTAAGAATTTTAGATATAGATTGTTTcgatatgtgtgtgcttgcgcTACGGCACACAAATATAGACATTATGTCTTTTGGATGAATTGCTGTGAAACTGGGTCTTAATCAGGACGATAAATTATAATACTTAATGtctagaaaaataaaatttactatTATATTACCGTCCAGTCTGATATGTTAAACTCTAGAGTCAGAAGCTTGTAAAAGTTGCAACTATAATTTAGAATCTCTTTCAATGGTGTGCTGCACGCTGAGCAACAAATTTCGCATAAACCTTATGATGTAAATTTATGGTGGACAAAAGTAATCGCTCAATGGCTCGAGAGTGTTCGCTCTGTGACTCGTGCTCGCATAGAGTCATTTAATTGCCCGACCTCTCTTGAGGACACGTTGGTCTAAAATGCAGTATTAAGACTTAGTAGCGTCAGCACGGTGAAATTAAGAAGTTCAAACTTCTAATTTAGTGTGTCAAGCTCTGTGCCTAGAATTTTGTCGGCATTATATTTAAGGATATACACTGATTGGCGAGTCTCACACTCATAAAATCAATCTGACTTAAAAGacatgtttgtttgcttgtgtgatGTGTCTCTATTACTGGCAGCAACTCTCGCAAGCAATTTTCGTGACATTAGATCGGGATATCGATACACACTATTCAGAATGCACAGCCATGCCCCATAGTAATCATAGCTAATGACCACAAGCTAGTTGCGATTAAGAGTTCGCTACATAGTCCTTTTAGTGACTAGACCTCACGGTGCTACTTTATAGTGTCGTCAC
Protein-coding regions in this window:
- the LOC108595803 gene encoding PI-stichotoxin-Hcr2e, translating into MCVRQQLKVLSVLLLLVAATMARPMDLYDDVSDFFDAISLDDVANTGRNTHPEQFCMMPARKGVCRALIPRWRYDPEQKKCVEFKFGGCDGNENNFASYKTCMATCEGM
- the LOC108597021 gene encoding dymeclin, whose amino-acid sequence is MGLNVSRNADLASNEWLQRFVGRQHIPHDDEAYWNNLLNYNIVMPENSQDQLSLDSRLETLCQSFIGNNLKTGNFGALVTVFLEKASELMSLSDQESNMHVWQTFNALFIIRTLIKYINETGSEFQLLQHFEAMPSAELLRAAQQQQQEQPTEATSIAMEATEHAALAPLIVDGAKFETFIDALVNLIVVIPVKEFTYHLQLEAVNTLITLLAVHLFAQQQQMTDKSIVFRTIYKCQHANVLMSALLHFVARMVEVPHTMFGSSSTGSFVFGIAESLLSIFSFRKQQDVLKTSNATGVELSQQFRTHYPLANQSLLLILVLTNHCTAQDNAYRASLFGCADSKDSPKQGAVSFQIDFSAVYETLCRIVTIDQATLLLYLLLHRNERFYRFVMQQQNLEQLVIPILQTLYNAPDSNSHHIYMSLIVLLILSEDEGFNKNVHTILLKNISWYTERTISEISLGGILILIVIRTIQYNMLKMRDKYLHTNCLAALANMSGHFRALHPYVAQRLVSLFETLARKHTRLDAQLKEPADSAVFVNVATTPEDMMQDLSVLEEVLRMVLEILNSCLTNQLVYCPNLVYTLLYKRSVFEGFRSHHAFQDVIQNIDMVVGFFSSRLQRVQEQRGELGVNEVLEVISKGASQWSSDRLRKFPDLKFKYVEEDAPEEFFIPYVWTLVCKYGCVHFSSESIKSVTTDIAC